DNA sequence from the Canis aureus isolate CA01 chromosome 12, VMU_Caureus_v.1.0, whole genome shotgun sequence genome:
TCTTGAGCAGGAATTTCAGAATCCCTTGTCTTTCCCAAGTTACTCCTTGGATCTGGAATGTTAGAACTATGCTGCATGAAGGTGGTGAAATGGGAAAGTTTAGGATAACAGGAGAACTTGTCATGAACACCCAAGTTATTCtctgtctctgggcctcagtttccccatttctcAAATAAGGGGCTGGACCAAATGATCCCTAAAATAGCTTCCAACCCTAATGTCCTTTGGGGTCTGATTTTAACAGGAGACAAAGTGGAAATTGTGCATAGATTACCCAGGTCCCgttcccctgctccccaccacaACTCATACCAAACTTCTCCTTGAACTGCCCCTGTCCTCAAAAAGCCTCGAGCTCCACAAGTGAGTGTGTTGTTAATATTGGCTCACAGTCCTTCCTGGTCAGTGGCCAACATTGTTCTGCTCCTCGCAGGGGTCCCACCAATCTTGTTTGCCTCTGCAGAGCCTCAGCCCGCCTGGAAGATGCCGAGATCATGCTGCAGCCGCCCAGGGGCCCTGCTGCTGGCCTTGCTGCTTCAGGCCTCTGTGGAAGTGAGTGGCTGGTGCCTGGAGAGCAGCCAGTGTCAGGACCTCACCACGGAAAGTAACCTGCTGGTATGTGGGCTCTGGCCGCCATCTGGATTTGGGCATgggctgggactggggctgggaCTGGGACAGCACAAAAGAAAGGGGTGCAGGGAAGGGGAAATTCATTTCCAGAGATCTGGTAACTCAGCGCAGGGTAGGAACAGATCTCTAGGGTGAAGTCAGAATTGAGCTAAGGAGAGAGGGAGCAGCTTCGGGGAGATGAGTCTGGTCCACAATTTCTACTTGATTATCTTCCTACCCTGTCTTCTTGTATGAAGACCCATTCCGTTTAAGCTATTTAGAGATATTGCAATTAAGATAATAATGAtagtaacagtaataataattgtTCCCTCTATTGTTTCTACATTTTCAGTCCTTTAgcattttattccctttcaaaTAACTTTGTATCACTTGACATTTTCATTCCCTAGAATTCTGTACAAGGAGAAGGAAAAACCCAGGTGCCATTTTCCTCTAACTGGTCCCAAATGTCTCATGCTTCTTCTGGAAGACTGATCTTCTGAAGCCTTTCCAGAAGCATGTAAAGGCCCTTTGTGCCAGGctggaattgtgtgtgtgtgtgtgtgtatgtgtgtgtattgggaGCTCTAAATGAGAAATTACACCACGTTAAGGACTCAAAGACACACTGCCAGTATCAGTGACTGAGTTCCATCCTGCTGCCAGCATCTGCCTGGTGAGGGTGGAATGCACGTCATTACATTTGTCTGCTTCAGTTAAGgtgaagagagagaatttaaaaacatgGAGCAGGGATCATGTAcaatataaaacagaagaaaaagcccAGGGAGTTATGTCTCTTCCAGTTcagagagagacacaagagacTTTTGATTAGAGACACCCACTGCATAGCCTCTCCTGTTGAGAGTCCACTAGGGAAGGAGCAGTGGCCACGGTCAGAGCCCATGGGTTCTAGCCCCTTCTCTCCCACCAAAGAGTTGTGAAACTTTGCCAAGGTcctttcacctctctgagccccctGTTATGTGTCCAGGGGAGAGGAGTATGAGATAGTTTTCACTTTCCACTGTTAATATTCTGCAGTGTCATGATTCTAAATCCCTGGAGTATGAAATTCCCAACTCAACAGAATGGATGGGATCCTTCTGTTTCCTCCTTTGCAGTCCCACGTAACTAAAAACTCAAGGTTGCAGCCTATAGGTCATTTCCCCAGGCAAATGTGTACCATAGTGGAGTTGTCTGCTTAcagaaagcagagacataggccccGTGACTGAAGCAATGGAAATAATCGTGGCTGTTTACCCTTCCCTCCAGTCAGAATGAGGTAACAGGGAAGTGAACTGCTCCCTCCCAAAGCTCACTGACTGGGAAAAGCACAGGATCAGCTCAAAAGActtgaaagaaacaaagaaagtgcCAGATGGCATAGGAAACATTTTTGAGGCATGGTACAGGGAGATGGTGGGGGGTGTGCCATGAGTTAGGTGTGCAGATCACTGGGGTGAGGTTGAGGCATTATTGGAAACACAGGCTCTAGAGGCCAGACTTCTATTTCTTCCACCTGAATAGCCTCTTCCCCAAATTTCAGCCCAATGCCCCTCCCAGACTCGAACTGAAccatacttatttattcaatttattcagTATTGACTGAGTGCAAACAGCTACCACCCATTTACCATTTATTGATCAATTCCTATGCATCCTGGGTATTCCGGGAAGCTGCTGACCCTGCTCACAAAAGCCCTGGGATAAGTAAACCGCTGGatggcatgggggggggggggggattgttGCAGCTGCCAGGAAGGAGAACCAAGGGGTCCAGGGGACAAAAGAGGTGATGCTTAAGCCGAGTCTTAGACGTCCGCGGGCGCCAgctgggcggggagggcaggcGTCCTCGAGCGGGTCCTCCGCGGGTCCTCCGCGGCCCTCGGTCCCGCCCGCACGTGCTGAGGGCCGCGGGCGCCCAGGGCGCATGCGCAggcgtggggggcggggcgcggggcctggCGGCCCTAACCCTCTGGCTCGCGGCCCTCCCGCAGGCGTGCGTCCGGGCCTGCAAGCCCGACCTCTCCGCCGAGACGCCCGTGCTCCCCGGCAACGGCGACGAGCAGCCGCTGGCTGAGAACCCCCGGAAGTACGTCATGGGCCACTTCCGCTGGGACCGGTTTGGCCGCCGCAATGGCAGCGCGGGCCAGAAGCGCGAGGAAGAAGAGGTGGCGGCGGGCGGAGGCCGCGCCCCGCTGCCCGCGGGCGGCCCGGGGCCCCGCGGCGACGGTGGCGAGCTCGGCCTGCAAGAGGGCAAGCGCTCCTACTCCATGGAGCACTTCCGCTGGGGCAAGCCGGTGGGCAAGAAGCGGCGCCCGGTGAAGGTGTACCCCAACGGCGCTGAGGACGAGTCGGCCGAGGCCTTCCCCGTCGAGTTCAAGAGGGAGCTGGCCGGGCAGCGGCTGGAGCCGGCGCTCGGCCCCGAGGGCCCGGCCGCGGGCGTGGCGGCGCTGGCCGACCTGGAGTACGGCCTGGTGGCGGAGGCCGGGGCGGCCGAGAAGAAGGACGACGGGCCCTACAAGATGGAGCACTTCCGCTGGGGCAGCCCGCCCAAGGACAAGCGCTACGGCGGCTTCATGAGCTCGGAGAGGAGCCAGACGCCCCTGGTGACGCTGTTCAAAAACGCCATCATCAAGAACGCCCACAAGAAGGGCCAGTGAGGGCGCAGCGGGGCCGGAGGCTTCTCTTCCCGGGAAGTCCAC
Encoded proteins:
- the POMC gene encoding pro-opiomelanocortin, giving the protein MPRSCCSRPGALLLALLLQASVEVSGWCLESSQCQDLTTESNLLACVRACKPDLSAETPVLPGNGDEQPLAENPRKYVMGHFRWDRFGRRNGSAGQKREEEEVAAGGGRAPLPAGGPGPRGDGGELGLQEGKRSYSMEHFRWGKPVGKKRRPVKVYPNGAEDESAEAFPVEFKRELAGQRLEPALGPEGPAAGVAALADLEYGLVAEAGAAEKKDDGPYKMEHFRWGSPPKDKRYGGFMSSERSQTPLVTLFKNAIIKNAHKKGQ